The Streptomyces sp. NBC_01689 genome includes a window with the following:
- a CDS encoding alpha/beta hydrolase — protein sequence MGLTSNKVLVLAILFAVLLFVGTVWWWPRLARRGWRAVGGRIGMLLVTQLAVFVSLGLFANQAFGFYATWADLFGQESGQGVVVDHSGREGAGGPLQVVDTRQVNVSGGARPQVGGQIQKVDIVGRTSRIATPAYVYLPPEYFQSRYRTRTFPAAVVLTGYPGTAEALIKGLHYPQTAHELAKDGRMQPMILVMMRPTVAPPRDTECVDIPGGPQTESFFARDLPEVVAAHYRVGKKPGSWGIIGDSTGGYCALKLAVHHPGTYAAAAGLSPYYRAPIDPTTGDLFHGNRLLRNAADLRWYLRHNPAPTTSLLVTSSKVGEHNYRDTLRFIDQVKATGRTGIASIILDSGGHNFNTWRREIPGTLQWISGMLSDR from the coding sequence ATGGGTCTCACAAGCAACAAGGTGCTGGTGCTGGCGATCTTGTTCGCCGTGCTGCTGTTCGTCGGCACGGTGTGGTGGTGGCCACGGCTGGCGCGGCGCGGCTGGCGGGCCGTCGGCGGACGGATCGGCATGCTCCTGGTCACCCAGCTGGCCGTCTTCGTCTCCCTCGGGCTGTTCGCCAACCAGGCCTTCGGGTTCTACGCGACCTGGGCCGACCTCTTCGGCCAGGAGAGCGGTCAGGGCGTGGTGGTCGACCACTCGGGCCGGGAGGGGGCCGGCGGTCCCCTCCAGGTGGTCGACACCCGGCAGGTCAACGTGTCGGGCGGTGCCCGGCCACAGGTCGGCGGGCAGATCCAGAAGGTCGACATCGTCGGCCGTACGAGCCGCATCGCGACCCCCGCCTACGTGTACCTGCCCCCCGAGTACTTCCAGTCGCGCTACCGCACCCGCACCTTCCCGGCGGCCGTGGTCCTCACCGGGTACCCGGGCACCGCGGAAGCGCTCATCAAGGGGCTGCACTACCCGCAGACGGCCCATGAACTGGCCAAGGACGGCAGGATGCAGCCGATGATCCTGGTCATGATGCGGCCCACGGTCGCGCCGCCGCGGGACACCGAGTGCGTCGACATCCCGGGCGGACCCCAGACCGAGTCCTTCTTCGCGCGGGACCTTCCCGAGGTGGTCGCGGCCCACTACAGGGTGGGCAAGAAGCCCGGGAGCTGGGGGATCATCGGCGACTCCACGGGCGGGTACTGCGCGCTGAAGCTGGCCGTGCACCACCCCGGGACGTACGCCGCCGCGGCGGGCCTGTCGCCTTACTACAGGGCGCCGATCGACCCGACGACGGGCGACCTCTTCCACGGGAACCGCCTGCTGCGCAACGCGGCCGACCTGCGCTGGTACCTGCGGCACAACCCGGCGCCCACCACGTCGTTGCTGGTCACCAGCAGCAAGGTGGGCGAGCACAACTACCGGGACACGCTGCGGTTCATCGACCAGGTGAAGGCCACGGGGCGGACCGGGATCGCGTCGATCATCCTCGACAGCGGCGGTCACAACTTCAACACGTGGCGGAGGGAGATCCCGGGGACGCTGCAGTGGATCAGCGGGATGCTCAGCGACCGCTGA
- a CDS encoding phosphatidylglycerol lysyltransferase domain-containing protein encodes MSGGVPDRTGGTRRIVRGPRPEAVPALVARACTLVGVLDIAAGVFPRFRRSRMHALAEVLPGSFGPFAAALSLSAGVLLLLLAHGLRRRKRRAWRAAVVLLPAGAVAQFAYRHSLIGVVISLALLAPLLRHRSEFEALPDPRSRWRALANFVLMGAGSLVLGLVIVSVHEDRMVGDPSLADRIAHVLYGLIGFEGPVDYAGPTSWTVAFSLGALGWLTAVTTIYLAFRPEHPAARLTEDDETRLRSLLDKHGGRDSLGHFALRRDKAVVFSPSGKAAVTYRVVSGVMLASGDPIGDVEAWPGAIERFMDEAKAHSWTPAVMGCSETGGEVWTRETGLDALELGDEAVVDVADFSLSGRAMRNVRQMVKRIERAGYETRVRRIRDLSEGELDRIRRASEAWRGTDTERGFSMALGRIGDPSDGDCLIATAHKADDVPGPYGDLKAVLHFVPWGTDGVSLDLMRRDRAADPGMNELLIVAALEASPRLGVARISLNFAMFRSALARGEKIGAGPVLRAWRGLLVFLSRWFQIESLYKFNAKFRPRWEPRFVVYGSSRDLPRIGFAAMQAEGFLNLALPGLLRRRVRAPRPCAHGVTERGVRAA; translated from the coding sequence ATGTCGGGTGGGGTTCCAGACCGAACAGGTGGGACGCGGCGCATAGTCCGTGGTCCCCGCCCTGAGGCCGTCCCCGCCCTCGTCGCCAGGGCCTGCACACTCGTAGGGGTCCTGGACATCGCCGCCGGCGTCTTCCCGCGCTTCCGGCGCAGCCGTATGCACGCCCTGGCCGAGGTGCTGCCGGGCTCGTTCGGCCCCTTCGCCGCGGCGCTGTCGCTCAGCGCGGGCGTGCTCCTCCTGCTCCTCGCCCACGGACTGCGGCGCCGCAAGCGCCGGGCGTGGCGCGCCGCCGTCGTCCTGCTGCCGGCCGGCGCCGTCGCGCAGTTCGCGTACCGCCATTCGCTCATCGGCGTCGTCATCTCGCTCGCGCTGCTGGCACCCCTGCTGCGCCACCGGAGCGAGTTCGAGGCGCTGCCCGACCCGCGCAGCCGCTGGCGGGCGCTCGCGAACTTCGTCCTCATGGGCGCCGGTTCCCTCGTCCTCGGACTGGTCATCGTCAGCGTCCACGAGGACCGCATGGTCGGCGATCCGAGTCTGGCCGACCGCATCGCCCATGTGCTCTACGGCCTGATCGGCTTCGAGGGCCCCGTCGACTACGCCGGACCCACCTCCTGGACGGTCGCGTTCTCGCTCGGCGCCCTCGGCTGGCTGACCGCCGTCACGACGATCTATCTGGCCTTCCGTCCCGAACACCCCGCCGCCCGCCTCACGGAGGACGACGAGACGCGGCTGCGGAGCCTGCTCGACAAGCACGGCGGACGCGACTCGCTCGGTCACTTCGCGCTCCGCCGGGACAAGGCCGTCGTGTTCTCGCCCAGCGGCAAGGCGGCCGTCACCTACCGCGTCGTCTCCGGGGTCATGCTGGCCAGCGGCGACCCCATCGGGGACGTCGAGGCCTGGCCCGGCGCCATCGAGCGCTTCATGGACGAGGCCAAGGCCCACTCCTGGACCCCGGCGGTGATGGGCTGCTCCGAGACGGGCGGTGAGGTGTGGACCCGCGAGACCGGCCTGGACGCCCTCGAACTGGGCGACGAGGCGGTGGTGGACGTCGCGGATTTCTCCCTGTCCGGGCGCGCGATGCGCAACGTGCGCCAGATGGTCAAACGCATCGAACGGGCCGGCTACGAGACCCGGGTGCGGCGCATCCGTGACCTGAGCGAGGGCGAACTGGACCGGATACGCCGCGCCTCGGAGGCCTGGCGCGGCACGGACACCGAACGCGGCTTCTCCATGGCGCTCGGCCGCATCGGCGACCCGTCCGACGGCGACTGCCTGATCGCCACCGCTCACAAGGCCGACGACGTCCCCGGCCCTTACGGCGACCTGAAGGCCGTCCTCCACTTCGTCCCGTGGGGCACCGACGGGGTCTCCCTGGACCTCATGCGACGCGACCGCGCCGCCGACCCCGGCATGAACGAGCTCCTCATCGTGGCCGCCCTGGAGGCCTCCCCCCGGCTCGGCGTCGCGCGGATCTCGCTCAACTTCGCCATGTTCCGCTCCGCGCTGGCACGCGGCGAGAAGATCGGCGCGGGGCCCGTGCTGCGCGCCTGGCGAGGACTGCTGGTCTTCCTCTCCCGCTGGTTCCAGATCGAGTCCCTGTACAAGTTCAACGCCAAGTTCCGCCCGCGCTGGGAGCCCCGCTTCGTCGTCTACGGCTCCTCCCGCGACCTTCCCCGCATCGGCTTCGCCGCCATGCAGGCGGAGGGCTTCCTGAACCTGGCCCTGCCCGGTCTGCTCCGCCGCCGCGTCCGGGCCCCGCGCCCCTGCGCGCACGGGGTGACGGAGCGCGGGGTCAGAGCCGCCTGA
- the folP gene encoding dihydropteroate synthase, with protein sequence MSTERRRGHVAGLPTWDRCAVMGVVNVTPDSFSDGGRWFDTTAAVKHGLHLVTEGADLVDVGGESTRPGASRVDEAEELKRVVPVVRGLASEGVTVSVDTMRASVAEQALAAGAALVNDVSGGLADPAMISAVAAAGAPFVVMHWRGFLEGGNVRGTYADVVSEVVDELHARVEAVLAGGVRPDRIVVDPGLGFSKDSAHDLALLAHLDRLAGLGRPLLVAASRKRFLGHVLAGPEGAPPPARERDAATAAVSALAAHQGAWAVRVHEVRATADAVRVARAVEGAQ encoded by the coding sequence ATGAGCACTGAGCGCCGGCGCGGCCACGTCGCGGGACTGCCGACCTGGGACCGCTGCGCGGTCATGGGAGTCGTCAACGTCACGCCCGATTCCTTCTCGGACGGCGGACGCTGGTTCGACACGACGGCCGCCGTCAAACACGGCCTCCACCTGGTCACCGAGGGCGCCGACCTGGTGGACGTCGGCGGCGAGTCCACCCGCCCCGGCGCGTCCCGCGTCGACGAGGCGGAGGAGCTCAAGCGAGTCGTCCCGGTCGTGCGGGGCCTGGCCTCCGAGGGCGTCACCGTCTCCGTGGACACGATGCGCGCCAGCGTCGCCGAGCAGGCGCTCGCCGCCGGGGCCGCCCTGGTCAACGACGTCAGCGGCGGTCTCGCGGACCCCGCGATGATCTCCGCCGTGGCCGCGGCGGGAGCCCCCTTCGTGGTCATGCACTGGCGGGGCTTCCTGGAGGGCGGCAACGTCAGGGGCACCTACGCGGACGTCGTCTCCGAAGTCGTCGACGAGCTGCACGCACGCGTGGAGGCCGTTCTGGCCGGAGGTGTCCGCCCCGACCGGATCGTCGTCGACCCGGGCCTCGGCTTCTCCAAGGACTCCGCACACGACCTGGCCCTCCTCGCCCACCTCGACCGGCTGGCCGGCCTCGGCCGTCCACTCCTGGTCGCCGCGTCGCGCAAACGGTTCCTCGGCCATGTCCTCGCGGGTCCCGAGGGCGCCCCGCCGCCGGCCCGCGAACGGGACGCAGCCACCGCCGCCGTCTCCGCGCTCGCCGCCCACCAGGGCGCGTGGGCGGTCCGTGTCCACGAGGTACGGGCCACCGCCGACGCGGTACGCGTCGCCCGGGCCGTCGAGGGAGCCCAGTGA
- a CDS encoding nuclear transport factor 2 family protein — MSAPRTDVEQVERANTAFYEALETGDFEGLSSLWLAPLDTVGDNDNDTGDGVEGEEARISCVHPGWPVLNGRGEVLRSYALIMANTEYIQFFLTDVHVSVAGDTALVTCTENILSGGPAPDDSDELGPLVGQLVVATNVFRRTDDGWKLWSHHASPVLAESGEDEDEETPG, encoded by the coding sequence GTGAGCGCACCGCGCACCGACGTCGAGCAGGTCGAACGCGCCAACACCGCGTTCTACGAGGCGCTGGAGACCGGCGACTTCGAAGGGCTGTCGTCCCTGTGGCTGGCCCCTCTCGACACGGTCGGCGACAACGACAACGACACCGGGGATGGGGTCGAGGGCGAGGAGGCGCGGATCTCCTGCGTCCATCCCGGCTGGCCGGTCCTGAACGGCCGCGGCGAGGTCCTGCGCTCGTACGCGCTGATCATGGCGAACACCGAGTACATCCAGTTCTTCCTCACGGACGTGCACGTCTCCGTGGCCGGCGACACCGCGCTGGTCACCTGCACCGAGAACATCCTCAGCGGCGGCCCCGCACCCGACGACAGCGACGAGCTCGGCCCGCTGGTGGGCCAGCTGGTCGTCGCCACGAACGTCTTCCGGCGCACCGACGACGGCTGGAAGCTCTGGTCGCACCACGCCTCCCCCGTCCTCGCCGAGTCCGGCGAGGACGAGGACGAGGAGACACCCGGTTGA
- the folB gene encoding dihydroneopterin aldolase: MDRVALRGLKARGHHGVFQKEREEGQPFIVDLSLGLDTRPAAADDDLTKTVHYGVVAEEVVAIVEGEPVDLIETLAERIAQACLKHDGVREVEVCVHKPDAPITVPFDDVTVTITRSRV, from the coding sequence GTGGATCGTGTCGCGCTGCGCGGCCTCAAGGCTCGCGGACACCACGGTGTCTTCCAGAAGGAACGCGAGGAGGGACAGCCCTTCATCGTGGACCTGTCGCTGGGCCTGGACACCCGGCCGGCCGCTGCCGACGACGACCTGACGAAGACCGTGCACTACGGCGTCGTCGCCGAGGAGGTCGTGGCCATCGTCGAGGGCGAGCCCGTCGACCTCATCGAGACGCTCGCCGAGCGCATCGCCCAGGCCTGCCTGAAGCACGACGGGGTAAGGGAGGTCGAAGTCTGCGTCCACAAGCCGGACGCGCCGATCACGGTCCCCTTCGACGACGTGACCGTCACCATCACCCGGAGCCGAGTATGA
- the folK gene encoding 2-amino-4-hydroxy-6-hydroxymethyldihydropteridine diphosphokinase: protein MTASYTEGQSDPTVQPVPASVVERVDAADTTLQNPKRAVLSLGSNLGNRLETLQGAVDALEDTPGVRVKAVSPVYETEPWGVEPGSQPSYLNAVVVLRTTLPPSSLLERAHAVEEAFDRVRDERWGARTIDVDIVAYGDVVSDDPVLTLPHPHAHERAFVLAPWHDVDPEAQLPGRGPVGQLLAGVGREDVAPRADLELRLPE, encoded by the coding sequence ATGACTGCGTCCTACACCGAAGGCCAGAGCGACCCGACGGTCCAGCCGGTGCCCGCCTCCGTGGTGGAGCGCGTGGACGCGGCCGACACGACCCTGCAGAACCCGAAGCGGGCGGTCCTCTCGCTCGGCTCGAACCTGGGCAACCGGCTGGAGACCCTCCAGGGCGCCGTCGACGCCCTGGAGGACACCCCCGGCGTGCGCGTCAAAGCGGTCTCGCCCGTCTACGAGACGGAGCCGTGGGGCGTCGAGCCCGGCAGCCAGCCCTCGTACCTCAACGCGGTCGTGGTGCTCAGGACCACCCTCCCCCCGTCCTCGCTCCTGGAGCGGGCGCACGCGGTAGAGGAGGCCTTCGACCGGGTCCGCGACGAACGCTGGGGCGCGCGCACCATCGACGTGGACATCGTCGCGTACGGCGACGTCGTCTCGGACGACCCGGTCCTGACGCTCCCTCACCCGCACGCTCATGAGCGGGCCTTCGTCCTCGCCCCCTGGCACGACGTCGATCCCGAGGCCCAGCTGCCCGGCCGCGGCCCGGTGGGGCAGCTCCTCGCCGGCGTCGGCCGCGAGGATGTCGCGCCCCGCGCCGACCTGGAACTCCGGCTGCCCGAGTAG
- a CDS encoding DUF3180 domain-containing protein, whose translation MKELRIRTLAAVFVVAGVLCWAGARLWNAVGTLPRVPLAAPIVLALIAVVLLSTALSLRARLKAQRERRPGAKGVDPLMAARAVVFGQASALVAALVAGMYGGAGAFLLESLDVPARRDQAIYAGFSVLAGIAVIAAAFFLERVCKLPEDDDNEHGGPAPAA comes from the coding sequence GTGAAAGAGCTGCGGATCAGGACGCTGGCCGCCGTGTTCGTCGTGGCGGGGGTGCTGTGCTGGGCGGGCGCCCGCCTGTGGAACGCGGTGGGGACACTGCCCCGCGTCCCGCTGGCCGCCCCCATCGTGCTGGCCCTGATCGCCGTCGTGCTGCTGTCCACGGCGCTCTCGCTGCGCGCCCGGCTCAAGGCCCAGCGCGAGCGGCGTCCCGGCGCCAAGGGCGTCGACCCGCTGATGGCGGCCCGCGCGGTCGTCTTCGGCCAGGCGAGCGCCCTGGTCGCCGCCCTGGTGGCGGGCATGTACGGCGGCGCGGGCGCGTTCCTGCTCGAGTCCCTGGACGTCCCGGCCCGCCGCGACCAGGCCATCTACGCCGGTTTCTCGGTCCTGGCCGGCATCGCGGTCATAGCGGCCGCCTTCTTCCTGGAGCGCGTCTGCAAGCTCCCGGAGGACGACGACAACGAACACGGCGGCCCCGCCCCGGCCGCCTGA
- the folE gene encoding GTP cyclohydrolase I FolE — protein MTDPVTLDGEGSIGEFDEKRAENAVRELLIAVGEDPEREGLRETPGRVARAYKEIFAGLWQRPEDVLTTTFDLGHDEMVLVKDIEVLSSCEHHLVPFVGVAHVGYIPSADGKITGLSKLARLVDVYARRPQVQERLTTQIADSLMEILEPRGVIVVVECEHMCMSMRGVRKPGAKTITSAVRGQMRDPATRNEAMSLIMAR, from the coding sequence ATGACCGACCCCGTGACGCTGGACGGCGAGGGCTCGATCGGCGAGTTCGACGAGAAGCGCGCCGAGAACGCCGTACGAGAGCTTCTCATCGCGGTCGGCGAGGACCCGGAGCGTGAGGGCCTGCGGGAGACCCCGGGCCGCGTGGCCAGGGCGTACAAGGAGATATTCGCCGGGCTGTGGCAGCGGCCCGAGGACGTGCTGACGACCACGTTCGACCTCGGGCACGACGAGATGGTGCTCGTGAAGGACATCGAAGTGCTGAGCAGCTGTGAGCACCATCTGGTCCCGTTCGTCGGGGTGGCCCACGTGGGGTACATCCCGTCCGCGGACGGCAAGATCACGGGGCTGTCGAAGCTGGCCCGGCTCGTGGACGTCTACGCCCGCCGGCCGCAGGTGCAGGAGCGGCTCACCACGCAGATCGCCGACTCCCTGATGGAGATCCTGGAGCCGCGCGGCGTGATCGTCGTCGTGGAGTGCGAGCACATGTGCATGTCGATGCGCGGTGTCCGCAAGCCCGGCGCGAAGACCATCACCTCGGCGGTGCGCGGCCAGATGAGGGACCCCGCCACCCGCAACGAGGCGATGAGCCTCATCATGGCGCGCTGA
- the ftsH gene encoding ATP-dependent zinc metalloprotease FtsH, whose product MDVKRYFRGPVMWIVLAVLAVVVLMQVVGSSGGYKTVDTGQVVQAINDNKVESAKITTGDEQVIKVSLKDGEKVDGSSKIQSSYIGDQGVALANTLQDKYQNKQIPDGYTVSPSKQNPFLGILLSLLPFVLIVVVFLFLMNQMQGGGSRVMNFGKSKAKLITKDTPKTTFSDVAGSDEAVEELQEIKEFLQEPAKFQAVGAKIPKGVLLYGPPGTGKTLLARAVAGEAGVPFYSISGSDFVEMFVGVGASRVRDLFEQAKANAPAIVFVDEIDAVGRHRGAGLGGGHDEREQTLNQLLVEMDGFDVKGGVILIAATNRPDILDPALLRPGRFDRQIAVDRPDMQGRLEILKVHQKGKPVAPDVDLSAVARRTPGFTGADLANVLNEAALLTARSNQKLVDNNMLDEAIDRVVAGPQKRTRIMSDKEKKITAYHEGGHALVAAASPNSDPVHKITILSRGRALGYTMVLPDEDKYSTTRNEMLDQLAYMLGGRAAEELVFHDPTTGAANDIEKATATARAMVTQYGMTERLGAIKFGGDNTEPFLGREMSHPRDYSEEVAALVDEEVKKLIENAHNEAWEILVENRDVLDALVLQLLEKETLSKEQIAEVFAPIVKRPARPAWTGSSRRTPSTRPPVLSPKELSLTNGANGATPSIAKTESVPAKEAAPEDRTES is encoded by the coding sequence ATGGACGTGAAGCGATACTTCCGTGGGCCGGTCATGTGGATCGTGCTGGCCGTCCTTGCCGTGGTCGTGTTGATGCAGGTCGTCGGCTCGTCCGGCGGCTACAAGACAGTGGACACCGGCCAGGTCGTCCAGGCGATCAATGACAACAAGGTCGAGTCGGCCAAGATCACCACTGGCGACGAGCAGGTCATCAAGGTCTCGCTGAAGGACGGCGAGAAGGTCGATGGCAGCTCGAAGATCCAGTCGAGCTACATCGGCGACCAGGGCGTGGCCCTGGCCAACACCCTGCAGGACAAGTACCAGAACAAGCAGATCCCGGACGGCTACACCGTCTCGCCGTCCAAGCAGAACCCCTTCCTGGGCATCCTGCTGTCGCTGCTTCCCTTCGTCCTCATCGTCGTCGTCTTCCTGTTCCTGATGAACCAGATGCAGGGCGGCGGCTCCCGGGTCATGAACTTCGGGAAGTCCAAGGCGAAGCTCATCACCAAGGACACCCCGAAGACGACGTTCTCGGACGTCGCGGGCTCGGACGAGGCGGTGGAGGAGCTCCAGGAGATCAAGGAGTTCCTGCAGGAGCCGGCGAAGTTCCAGGCCGTCGGGGCGAAGATCCCCAAGGGTGTGCTCCTCTACGGGCCTCCCGGTACGGGCAAGACGCTGCTCGCGCGCGCCGTCGCGGGTGAGGCGGGCGTTCCCTTCTACTCGATCTCGGGTTCCGACTTCGTCGAGATGTTCGTCGGTGTCGGTGCCTCCCGGGTCCGTGACCTCTTCGAGCAGGCCAAGGCGAACGCCCCGGCGATCGTCTTCGTCGACGAGATCGACGCGGTCGGCCGTCACCGCGGCGCCGGCCTCGGCGGTGGTCACGACGAGCGCGAGCAGACGCTGAACCAGCTGCTCGTCGAGATGGACGGCTTCGACGTCAAGGGCGGTGTGATCCTCATCGCCGCCACGAACCGGCCCGACATCCTCGACCCGGCACTCCTGCGCCCCGGCCGCTTCGACCGCCAGATCGCGGTCGACCGCCCGGACATGCAGGGCCGTCTGGAGATCCTCAAGGTCCACCAGAAGGGCAAGCCGGTCGCCCCGGACGTCGACCTCTCCGCCGTCGCCCGCCGCACCCCCGGTTTCACGGGTGCCGACCTGGCGAACGTGCTGAACGAGGCCGCGCTCCTCACGGCACGCAGCAACCAGAAGCTCGTCGACAACAACATGCTCGACGAGGCGATCGACCGTGTGGTCGCGGGCCCGCAGAAGCGGACCCGGATCATGTCGGACAAGGAGAAGAAGATCACCGCGTACCACGAGGGCGGCCACGCCCTGGTCGCGGCGGCGTCTCCGAACTCCGACCCGGTCCACAAGATCACGATCCTGTCGCGCGGCCGGGCCCTCGGTTACACGATGGTCCTGCCGGACGAGGACAAGTACTCCACGACGCGCAACGAGATGCTGGACCAGCTGGCCTACATGCTGGGCGGCCGCGCGGCCGAGGAGCTCGTCTTCCACGACCCGACCACGGGTGCCGCGAACGACATCGAGAAGGCCACGGCGACGGCCCGCGCGATGGTCACGCAGTACGGCATGACCGAGCGTCTCGGCGCGATCAAGTTCGGCGGCGACAACACCGAGCCGTTCCTCGGCCGGGAGATGTCGCACCCGCGCGACTACTCGGAAGAGGTCGCCGCGCTCGTCGACGAAGAGGTCAAGAAGCTCATCGAGAACGCGCACAACGAGGCCTGGGAGATCCTGGTCGAGAACCGCGACGTTCTGGACGCGCTGGTGCTCCAGCTTCTGGAGAAGGAGACGCTGAGCAAGGAGCAGATCGCCGAGGTCTTCGCTCCCATCGTGAAGCGCCCGGCCCGCCCCGCGTGGACCGGCTCCTCCCGGCGCACGCCGTCGACCCGCCCGCCGGTGCTCTCCCCCAAGGAGCTGTCACTGACGAACGGGGCGAACGGCGCGACGCCTTCCATCGCCAAGACGGAGTCCGTCCCGGCGAAGGAAGCGGCTCCCGAGGACCGCACCGAGAGCTGA
- the hpt gene encoding hypoxanthine phosphoribosyltransferase, which produces MRVDAKDMGTDLKSVLITKEEIDAKLAELAAKVDAEYAGKDLLIVGVLKGAVMVMADLARALSTPVTMDWMAVSSYGAGTQSSGVVRILKDLDTDIKGKHVLIVEDIIDSGLTLSWLISNLGSREPASLKVCTLLRKPEAAKVAIDVEWVGFDIPNEFVVGYGLDYAEKYRNLPFVGTLAPHVYGG; this is translated from the coding sequence ATGCGGGTGGACGCGAAAGACATGGGCACCGACCTCAAGTCGGTGCTCATCACCAAGGAAGAGATCGACGCCAAGCTGGCCGAGCTGGCCGCGAAGGTCGACGCGGAGTACGCGGGCAAGGACCTGCTGATCGTGGGGGTGCTCAAGGGCGCCGTCATGGTCATGGCGGACCTCGCGCGTGCGCTGTCCACCCCCGTCACCATGGACTGGATGGCCGTCTCCTCGTACGGCGCGGGCACCCAGTCCTCGGGCGTGGTGCGGATCCTCAAGGACCTCGACACCGACATCAAGGGCAAGCACGTCCTGATCGTCGAGGACATCATCGACTCCGGGCTGACGCTGTCCTGGCTGATCTCCAACCTCGGCTCCCGCGAGCCCGCCTCCCTCAAGGTGTGCACGCTGCTGCGCAAGCCGGAGGCGGCCAAGGTCGCGATCGACGTGGAGTGGGTCGGCTTCGACATCCCGAACGAGTTCGTCGTCGGGTACGGCCTGGACTACGCCGAGAAGTACCGCAACCTCCCGTTCGTCGGTACGCTCGCGCCCCACGTCTACGGCGGCTGA
- the tilS gene encoding tRNA lysidine(34) synthetase TilS produces MGPHPAVAAIRLAVRRVLHDILTDHTRPLGAPTPYAPLGPLVLVACSGGADSMALASALAFEAPKLGIRAGGITVDHGLQTGSDLRADEVVARLVELGMAPVESLAVTVGRDGGPEAAARDARYAALDAAAERHGAAAILLGHTRDDQAETVLLGLARGSGIRSLSGMAEVSGAGGRYRRPFLHLDRQTARKACMAQSLPVWDDPHNADPAYTRSRLRHEGLPALEKALGKGVVGALARTAQLSRDDADALDAWARQAEASVRDTAGLLECAKLYALPPAVRRRILRRAAIEAGAPAGSLFARHIEEVDRLITGWRGQGVINLPGKVVAQRQGGRLVIRQS; encoded by the coding sequence ATGGGTCCCCATCCTGCGGTCGCGGCGATACGCCTGGCGGTCCGCCGCGTACTCCACGACATCCTCACCGACCACACGCGCCCCCTCGGCGCGCCCACCCCGTACGCCCCGCTCGGCCCGCTCGTTCTCGTGGCCTGCTCCGGCGGAGCCGACTCCATGGCGCTCGCCTCCGCGCTCGCCTTCGAAGCCCCCAAACTCGGCATCCGCGCCGGTGGCATCACCGTGGACCACGGCCTGCAGACCGGCTCCGATCTGCGCGCCGACGAAGTGGTCGCGCGCCTCGTCGAGCTGGGCATGGCGCCCGTCGAGTCCCTCGCCGTGACCGTGGGCCGCGACGGCGGCCCCGAGGCCGCCGCCCGCGACGCCCGGTACGCCGCCCTGGACGCCGCCGCCGAGCGCCACGGCGCCGCCGCGATCCTCCTCGGACACACGCGCGACGACCAGGCGGAGACGGTCCTGCTGGGCCTCGCCCGTGGCTCGGGCATCCGCTCCCTGTCCGGAATGGCCGAGGTCTCGGGGGCCGGCGGCCGTTACCGGCGCCCGTTCCTGCACCTCGACCGGCAGACCGCGCGCAAGGCCTGCATGGCCCAGTCGCTGCCCGTCTGGGACGACCCGCACAACGCCGACCCGGCCTACACCCGCTCGCGGCTGCGCCACGAGGGTCTGCCCGCCCTGGAGAAGGCGCTGGGCAAAGGGGTGGTCGGGGCCCTCGCCCGCACCGCCCAGCTCTCCCGCGACGACGCCGACGCCCTCGACGCCTGGGCCCGTCAGGCCGAGGCCTCCGTACGGGACACCGCGGGCCTGCTGGAGTGCGCCAAGCTCTACGCCCTGCCGCCCGCCGTCCGCCGCCGCATCCTGCGCCGGGCCGCCATCGAGGCGGGTGCCCCGGCCGGTTCGCTGTTCGCCCGCCACATCGAGGAAGTCGACCGGCTGATCACCGGCTGGCGCGGTCAGGGAGTCATCAATCTCCCGGGCAAAGTCGTCGCGCAGCGGCAGGGTGGCAGACTGGTGATCCGGCAAAGCTGA